The sequence CATCGATGCAGGATTTCCTGCCATCGTGCCCGCCTGGTATGCAGGACCGAGCGGCGCCACGTTATCCATGATCTCACTTCTGCCGCCGTATGCGCCAATCGGCAGGCCGCCTCCGATGATCTTGCCCATCGCCATCAGATCCGGCTGGAGTCCGAGCAGTTCAGCCGCTGAACCATAGTGGAAGCGGAATGCCGTAATCACTTCATCGTAAACGATGAGAGCCCCTTTTTCCTTGGCGATCTCATGTACGAGCGGCAGGAATCCTTCCTGAGGCTCGACGATACCGAAATTGCCGACGATCGGTTCCACGAGGATGCATGCGATTTCATCCCCCCAGCGGTCCATTGCTGCTTTGAAACTTTCCGGATCGTTGAAAGGAATCGTGATCACTTCTTCAGCGATCGTCTTCGGAACACCGGCGGAATCCGGAGTACCCAATGTGGCCGGACCGGAACCTGCCGCAACCAGCACGAGATCGGAATGGCCGTGATAGCAGCCTGCGAATTTCATGATCTTCGTGCGGCCGGTATAGGCGCGAGATACACGGATTGTCGTCATGACTGCTTCCGTTCCGGAATTCACGAACCGTATTTTATCGATCCCCGGAATCGCGTCCTTCAGCATCTTGGCGAATTTCACTTCGTGCTCGGTCGGTGTCCCGTACAATACGCCATTTTCAGCAGCCTTCGTGATGGCTGCCGTAATGTGCGGGTGGGCATGGCCGGTGATAATCGGTCCGTAGGCGCCTAAGTAATCGATATACTTATTGCCGTCCACATCCCAGAAGTAAGGGCCTTCCGCACGCGCCATCACAGCAGGTGCTCCGCCGCCGACCGCTTTGTAACCGCGGGACGGGCTGTTGACGCCTCCTACAATATGCTCGCACGCCTGTGCATAGATTGCTTCTGAATTCGATCTTTCCATAA comes from Sporosarcina trichiuri and encodes:
- a CDS encoding glutamate-1-semialdehyde 2,1-aminomutase produces the protein MERSNSEAIYAQACEHIVGGVNSPSRGYKAVGGGAPAVMARAEGPYFWDVDGNKYIDYLGAYGPIITGHAHPHITAAITKAAENGVLYGTPTEHEVKFAKMLKDAIPGIDKIRFVNSGTEAVMTTIRVSRAYTGRTKIMKFAGCYHGHSDLVLVAAGSGPATLGTPDSAGVPKTIAEEVITIPFNDPESFKAAMDRWGDEIACILVEPIVGNFGIVEPQEGFLPLVHEIAKEKGALIVYDEVITAFRFHYGSAAELLGLQPDLMAMGKIIGGGLPIGAYGGRSEIMDNVAPLGPAYQAGTMAGNPASMLSGIACLEVLQTEGLYSELDRLGALLEDGILEAAGKHGVPITINRKGGALTVFFTDETIVNYDQAEATDGERFGKFFKLMLAQGVNLAPSKYEAWFITSAHTEKDIQDTLEAVDSAFSQLL